A stretch of Deinobacterium chartae DNA encodes these proteins:
- the msrA gene encoding peptide-methionine (S)-S-oxide reductase MsrA yields MEPSRFEVATLAGGCFWCLEAVYDDLRGVTDVVSGYMGGHVANPDYRQVCTGDTGHAEVVQITFEPEQVSFRQLLEVFFTIHDPTTLNRQGADVGTQYRSAVFYHSEEQRRTAEEVIAELGAQGVWPAPIVTELSPASTFYPAEEYHQEYFARNPAQPYCQVVIAPKVAKFRSRYLAELKR; encoded by the coding sequence GGCTGTTTCTGGTGCCTCGAGGCCGTATACGACGATCTCAGGGGTGTGACCGACGTGGTGTCCGGCTACATGGGCGGCCACGTGGCAAACCCCGATTACCGTCAGGTGTGCACGGGTGATACCGGCCATGCCGAGGTCGTACAGATCACCTTCGAGCCCGAGCAGGTGTCTTTCCGGCAACTGCTCGAGGTGTTTTTCACCATTCATGACCCGACCACCCTCAACCGTCAGGGCGCCGACGTGGGAACCCAGTACCGTTCGGCAGTGTTCTACCACTCGGAAGAACAGCGCCGCACCGCCGAGGAGGTGATCGCGGAGCTCGGGGCCCAGGGGGTGTGGCCCGCTCCGATCGTGACCGAGCTCTCTCCGGCGTCCACCTTTTATCCGGCGGAGGAGTATCACCAGGAGTACTTTGCCCGGAACCCGGCGCAGCCGTACTGTCAGGTCGTGATCGCCCCCAAGGTGGCCAAGTTCCGCAGCAGATACCTCGCCGAACTCAAGCGCTAG